One region of Streptomyces sp. CG4 genomic DNA includes:
- a CDS encoding FAD-dependent oxidoreductase, with product MTTEHSQQSQGHNGHSRRHFLTATGRAVAGVVGGGAVGALGAAGSAAAASSGKRVAVLGGGVSGLSAAQELAERGYEVTVYEYYDALGGKARSMDVPGTGTGGRKPLPGEHGFRFFPGFYRNLPDTMRRIPFPGNANGVHGNLRSGTEALFARGSGRPDLHFPLRRVTTPPAPGDLTPSWIRDQILLVLDLATHLPAHEAGYFADRLLVHLTSCDARREDQWEKVAWWDFIRAGEMSREYQVLLGIGQTRNLVATRAEIASTRTVGRVIIEALLLWGLLGRGTDGDADIDRVLNAPTSEAWIDPWETHLRSLGVEFVLGTEVREVVYDAGRVTGVRVAARDGSRQRTITADHYVSALPVEHARVTWGPALRAADPQLGRCDALKTDWMTGVMFYLRTPTPVVHGHINCLDSPWAVTGIGQTQFWDVRDFSRDYGDGQAHECLSTIISEWDKPGILYGKTARECTKDEIVAELWAQLKDGLNDSGKTTLRDEDRLGWFMDPAVTGLGGPDPQNREQLLIHPTGTLYHRPSARTAVPNFFLAGDYVRTDVDLATMEGANESARRAVNALLDADDSAAERCHIWELFRPPEMEPLKRVDEMRYRLGLPNTFDLG from the coding sequence ATGACAACAGAACACTCGCAGCAGTCCCAGGGGCACAACGGACACAGCCGCAGACACTTCCTGACGGCGACCGGGAGAGCGGTCGCCGGGGTCGTCGGCGGGGGAGCGGTCGGCGCCCTGGGGGCTGCCGGCAGCGCGGCGGCGGCCTCCTCCGGCAAGCGCGTCGCCGTCCTCGGCGGCGGAGTCTCCGGCCTCAGCGCCGCCCAGGAACTCGCCGAACGCGGCTACGAGGTCACGGTCTACGAGTACTACGACGCCCTCGGCGGCAAGGCCCGCTCGATGGACGTCCCCGGGACCGGAACGGGCGGCCGCAAGCCACTTCCCGGCGAGCACGGCTTCCGCTTCTTTCCCGGCTTCTACCGGAATCTGCCGGACACCATGCGCCGCATCCCCTTCCCCGGCAACGCGAACGGCGTCCACGGGAACCTCCGCAGCGGTACGGAGGCGTTGTTCGCGCGCGGCTCGGGCCGTCCGGACCTGCACTTCCCGCTCCGCCGGGTCACCACCCCGCCCGCCCCCGGCGACCTCACCCCGTCCTGGATCCGCGACCAGATCCTGTTGGTGCTGGACCTCGCCACTCACCTGCCCGCCCACGAGGCCGGCTACTTCGCCGACCGCCTCCTGGTCCACCTCACCAGTTGCGACGCCCGCCGCGAGGACCAGTGGGAGAAGGTCGCATGGTGGGACTTCATCCGGGCCGGCGAGATGAGTCGCGAGTACCAGGTGCTCCTCGGCATCGGCCAGACCCGCAACCTCGTCGCCACCCGCGCCGAGATCGCCTCCACCCGCACCGTCGGCCGCGTCATCATCGAGGCCCTCCTCCTGTGGGGCCTCCTCGGCCGCGGCACGGACGGCGACGCGGACATCGACCGGGTACTGAACGCCCCGACCAGCGAGGCGTGGATCGACCCCTGGGAGACGCATCTGCGCTCCCTGGGCGTCGAGTTCGTCCTCGGCACCGAGGTCCGGGAGGTGGTGTACGACGCCGGCCGGGTCACCGGCGTACGGGTGGCGGCGCGCGACGGCAGCCGGCAGCGCACCATCACCGCCGACCACTACGTCTCCGCCCTCCCGGTCGAGCACGCGCGCGTGACCTGGGGCCCGGCGCTGCGCGCCGCCGACCCGCAGCTCGGGCGGTGCGACGCGTTGAAGACGGACTGGATGACCGGCGTGATGTTCTACCTGCGCACACCCACCCCCGTCGTGCACGGCCACATCAACTGCCTCGACTCACCGTGGGCGGTCACCGGAATCGGCCAGACGCAGTTCTGGGACGTGCGGGACTTTTCGCGCGACTATGGGGACGGGCAGGCCCACGAGTGCCTGTCCACGATCATCTCCGAGTGGGACAAGCCCGGCATCCTGTACGGCAAGACGGCCCGTGAGTGCACCAAGGACGAGATCGTCGCCGAACTGTGGGCCCAGCTGAAGGACGGGCTGAACGACTCCGGCAAGACGACGCTCAGGGACGAGGACCGGCTCGGCTGGTTCATGGACCCGGCGGTGACGGGCCTCGGCGGCCCCGACCCGCAGAACCGCGAACAACTCCTCATCCACCCCACCGGCACCCTCTACCACCGCCCGTCGGCAAGGACAGCGGTGCCGAACTTCTTCCTCGCGGGCGACTACGTCCGTACGGACGTGGACCTGGCGACCATGGAGGGCGCCAACGAGTCCGCGCGACGCGCCGTCAACGCACTCCTGGACGCGGACGATTCGGCCGCCGAGCGGTGTCACATCTGGGAGTTGTTCCGGCCGCCGGAGATGGAGCCCCTGAAGCGGGTCGACGAGATGCGCTATCGACTGGGGCTGCCCAACACCTTCGACCTGGGGTGA